CCGGGCGACGAACTGCTCGTCCCGACGCCGGGCTGGGTCAGCTACCACTCGATGGCGCACCTGATCGGCGCCGTCCCGGTGGACGTCCCGCTCGACGGCGACGACGGCTTCCGGATCACCCGCGAGCTGCTGGAGCGCCGGATCACCGACCGCACCAAGGTCATCCTGGTCAACACCCCCAACAACCCGACCGGCCGGGCGCTGGACGCCGCCGAGGCCGAGGCGGTCGCCGCCGTCGCGGACGAGCACGACCTGTTCGTGGTCTCCGACGAGATCTACGAGAAGATCGTCTACGGCGGGACCAAGCACGTCAGCCCGGCGAGCCTGCCCGCAGGTGCCGGGCGCACCCTGCTGGTCAACGGCTTCTCCAAGGCGTACGCGATGACCGGCTGGCGCCTGGGCTACGTCGCCGGACCGGCGCCGGTGATCTCCGAGATGCTCAAGGTGCAGCAGCACTCGGTGGGCTGCGCCGGCTCGTTCGTGCAGCGCGGCGGCCTGGCCGCGCTGACCGGTCCGCAGGACGCCGTCCAGGCGATGACGGACGAGTACGCGGCCCGGATGGAACTGATCGTCGCCGGGCTGGACTCGCTGCCCGGCGTCAGCTGTCCCCGGCCGGAGGGCGCCTTCTACGCCTTCCCCGACATCCGGGGCACCGGCTTCGCGAGCTCGGCCGAGTTCGCCACCTGGCTGCTGTCCGAGGCCGGCGTCGCGGTGATGCCCGGATCGGCCTTCGGCCCCGGCGGGGAGGGCCACATCCGGCTCTCCTTCGCCACCTCGCGCGAGGTCATCACCGAGGCGATCGACCGGATGGCCACCGCGCTGCACCAACGCCGTCGGTGACACCGCCGACCGGCCCGAACCGGTTCCGCAATTCCGAGACGTCACCCACTGCCGCGACGCAGTGCGGGAAACGGGGACAACCATGAACGAGAACGTGCGGCGGATCTCCTTCTTCGACACCACTCTGCGCGACGGCGAGCAGGCGCCCGCCAACGCGATGGGCCCCGAGGACAAGCTCGACCTCGCGCTGCGGATCGAGGCCCTCGGCGTCGACCGCATCGAGACCGGCTTCCCGGCCTCCTCGCCCAGCGACTTCGAGGCCACCCGGCTGATCTCCAAGCACCTGACCAGGGCGCGCTTCACCACCTTCTGCCGGGCCGTCGCCGGGGACGTCCTGGCCGCGGTCGAGGCCGGCGGCACCGCCAACCACCAGGTGCAGGTCGCCGCCACCGGCAGCGACCTGCACCTGAAGTACAAGCGGCGGATCACCCGGGAGCAGGCGATCGAGGAGGTGGTCGAGTCGGTGCGGCTGGCCCGCTCCTACGGCGTCGAGTCGGTCACCGTCGGCATCGAGGACGCCAGCCGCGGCGAGGACGACCTGCTGCGCCCGATGACCGAACGGGCGGTCGAGGCCGGGGCGACCGGTTTCGTGGTCGCGGACACCTCCGGCGCGATGACCCCGGACGGGTACGCGGCGCTGATCCGCCGGTTCCGGTCCTGGGTCCCGGCGGAGACCTGCATCGCCACCCACTGCCACGACGACTTCGGCCTGTCCACCGCCAACGCGCTGGCCGGCCTGCTGGCCGGCGCCGACGAGGTCCAGGCGACCCTGGGCGGCGTCGGCGAGCGGGCGGGCAACACCCCGCTGGAGGAGATCGCGGCGATCCTCGCCTACAAGGAGGACGAGACCGGCCTGCGCACCGACATCGACCTGGCCGCCATGTACGGGGCCTACACCGTCCTGCGCCGGGTCATCCGGCTGGAGGAGCCGCGCAACAAGGCGATCTTCGGCACCTACGCCTTCGGCACCGCGGCGGGCATCCACCAGCAGGGCGTGCTGCGCAACCCGGCCACCTACGAGTACGTCGAGCCGGCCCGTTTCGGCCGCACCCGCTCGGTGCTGATCGGCCGGCACTCCGGCCGGACGGTGCTCCGGCACCTGCTGGAGCAGCTGGGCCTGGAGCCCGACGACGCGCGGCTGGAGGAGCTCTACCGGGTGCACATCGCCGAGCGGACCGACGGGGACTGCGAGGACCTGGAGGTCATCAAGGAGCGCCTGCGCCAGGAGCTGCTGTCGCAGTAGCCGCCGCGTCGGCCGCCGCGCGGGCGGGCGCCCGGGGGCGCATACGGGTGCACAACGGTGCCGAACGGACATCCGGTTGGTAGCGTTCCGCCCGCGGCGGCGGCCTCCGGGGCCGCCGGGCCCCGAGCGGGAGGAGCGGCGCGGGTGGCGGCGGAGGAGACGGCACGGGAGACGGCGGCGGCGGTCCGGGGACCGGCGGCGGGCACGGCGAGGCTGTCCCGGCGGACGCTGACCATGCTGGTGGTCGGCTCGATGGTCGGCGCGGGCGTGTTCTCGCTGCCGGGGCGGTTCGCGCAGGAGACCGGCGTGCTGGGCGCGCTGGTCTCCTGGCTGATCGCCGGGACGGGCATGCTGATGCTGGCGCTGGTGTTCCAGGCGCTGGCGGTGCGGCGGCCGGAACTGGACGCGGGCGTGTACGCGTACGCGAAGGCGGGCTTCGGCGAGTACCTGGGCTTCTTCTCGGCGTTCGGCTACTGGGCCAGCGCCTGCGTCGGCAACGTGACGTACTGGGTGCTGATCATGTCGACGGTCGGGGCGCTCGTCCCGGCGCTCGGGGACGGCGACACCTGGCTCGCGCTGCTGCTCTCCTCGGCCGGGCTGTGGGGGTTCTTCCTGCTGGTGCGGCGCGGCGTGCGGGAGGCCGCGACGGTCAACCGGATCGTCACCGTGGCCAAGCTGGTGCCGATCCTGGTGTTCGTGGTGCTGGCGCTCGCCTGCTTCCGGGCGGACGTGTTCGCCGCCAACGTCCGGGGCGCCGCCGCCACGGGCTCGCTCTACGACCAGGTGCACGGGACGATGCTGGCCACCGTGTTCGTGTTCCTCGGGGTGGAGGGCGCCAGCGTCTACTCCCGGCACGCGGCGCGCCGTTCGGACGTCGGCCAGGCCACCGTGCTGGGCTTCCTGAGCGTCTTCGCGGTGTTCGCCTCGGTCACCGTGGTCTCCTACGGCCTGCTGCCGGCGGACCAGATCGCCGCGCTGCGGCAGCCCTCGATGGCGGGCGTGCTGGCGGCGGCGGTCGGCACCTGGGGCCAGGTGCTGGTCAGCATCGGCCTGGTGGTCTCGGTGCTGGGCGCGTACCTGGCGTGGACGCTGATGGCCGCCGAGGTGCTGTTCGTCGCGGCCGGGGACGGGGACATGCCGCGCTTCCTGGCCCGGACCGGCGCCCGGGACGTGCCGGTGCCCGCGCTGCTGCTGACCAGCGTGCTGTCGCAGCTGATGCTGGTGGTCACCGCCTTCTCCGACGACGCCTTCGACTTCGCGCTCGACCTGACCAGCACGCTCGGCCTGGTCCCGTACCTGCTGGCCGCCGGGTACGGGGTGCGGGTGGCCCGGCGGGACCGCGCGGGCCCGGCCGCGCTGCTGGTGGCCGGGCTGGCCACCGCGTACACCGCGTTCCTGGTCTACGCGGCGGGCTGGACGTACCTGCTGGTGTCGTCCGTCGTCTACGCGCCCGCCACCGTGCTGTTCGTGATGGCCCGCCGCGAGCAGGGCCGCCGGCTGTTCTCGCCGCGCGAGGCGGTGGTGCTGGCGGTGTCGGCGGCCGGGGCGGTGCTGGGCGTGGTGGCGCTGGCGG
This is a stretch of genomic DNA from Kitasatospora fiedleri. It encodes these proteins:
- a CDS encoding LeuA family protein is translated as MNENVRRISFFDTTLRDGEQAPANAMGPEDKLDLALRIEALGVDRIETGFPASSPSDFEATRLISKHLTRARFTTFCRAVAGDVLAAVEAGGTANHQVQVAATGSDLHLKYKRRITREQAIEEVVESVRLARSYGVESVTVGIEDASRGEDDLLRPMTERAVEAGATGFVVADTSGAMTPDGYAALIRRFRSWVPAETCIATHCHDDFGLSTANALAGLLAGADEVQATLGGVGERAGNTPLEEIAAILAYKEDETGLRTDIDLAAMYGAYTVLRRVIRLEEPRNKAIFGTYAFGTAAGIHQQGVLRNPATYEYVEPARFGRTRSVLIGRHSGRTVLRHLLEQLGLEPDDARLEELYRVHIAERTDGDCEDLEVIKERLRQELLSQ
- a CDS encoding pyridoxal phosphate-dependent aminotransferase codes for the protein MARRFGRIEKSATFAVLELVQSLRAQGVKVLDLGGGEPDFDTPAHITAEGAGALAGGFTHYTASRGIPELLAAISRKLAEDNGVSVDPATEVIVTPSAKNALFTALTTLLDPGDELLVPTPGWVSYHSMAHLIGAVPVDVPLDGDDGFRITRELLERRITDRTKVILVNTPNNPTGRALDAAEAEAVAAVADEHDLFVVSDEIYEKIVYGGTKHVSPASLPAGAGRTLLVNGFSKAYAMTGWRLGYVAGPAPVISEMLKVQQHSVGCAGSFVQRGGLAALTGPQDAVQAMTDEYAARMELIVAGLDSLPGVSCPRPEGAFYAFPDIRGTGFASSAEFATWLLSEAGVAVMPGSAFGPGGEGHIRLSFATSREVITEAIDRMATALHQRRR
- a CDS encoding basic amino acid/polyamine antiporter, with translation MLVVGSMVGAGVFSLPGRFAQETGVLGALVSWLIAGTGMLMLALVFQALAVRRPELDAGVYAYAKAGFGEYLGFFSAFGYWASACVGNVTYWVLIMSTVGALVPALGDGDTWLALLLSSAGLWGFFLLVRRGVREAATVNRIVTVAKLVPILVFVVLALACFRADVFAANVRGAAATGSLYDQVHGTMLATVFVFLGVEGASVYSRHAARRSDVGQATVLGFLSVFAVFASVTVVSYGLLPADQIAALRQPSMAGVLAAAVGTWGQVLVSIGLVVSVLGAYLAWTLMAAEVLFVAAGDGDMPRFLARTGARDVPVPALLLTSVLSQLMLVVTAFSDDAFDFALDLTSTLGLVPYLLAAGYGVRVARRDRAGPAALLVAGLATAYTAFLVYAAGWTYLLVSSVVYAPATVLFVMARREQGRRLFSPREAVVLAVSAAGAVLGVVALAAGWISL